In one Zobellia galactanivorans genomic region, the following are encoded:
- a CDS encoding glycoside hydrolase family 172 protein has protein sequence MKSTQAILSLVFTVSVFTAFAQTEDKVSIASLLNDMVDRDAIARFPKTNFRLEQESSYNRASKTPADSVGWFTNKDFNSSEKDHNFIRIEEKNGKKEWVLMDYEGPGAIVRTWMPFLSPDKPDTDIQIKIYLDGNPEPVLQGNMLGLLDGTGLIPYPLAHQSLRSAVSFFPIPFAKGCKITTDSRPFFYQFTYRAYREGTQVETFTKAGFDKAMPTAQKVGKLLLDPENHHKGKQVVLKSKLGSKEGKSVKLPIGNAAIRVLSVKLKDYKNPEVMRSVVLKIEFDGEQTVWSPIGDFFGSGIGLNPFQGWYRTVSEDGTMTCRWVMPYQKSGKISVVNFGDVPIDLVLKATVGTWEWDDQSMYFNAAWRGQYPVPTRPFSDWNYVTLKGRGVYVGDALTVMNPVERWWGEGDEKIWVDGEDFPSIFGTGTEDYYAYSWGGRSTDFYEHPFHAQPRSYVYNKLNRKKTKEKNTLGYSTETRTRALDIMPFETSLKLDMEVWSWTDCEMGYGVGMYWYGDKQTTSNRAPDEKEVLNVPPLPKGFPSKL, from the coding sequence ATGAAATCAACTCAAGCGATCCTGAGCCTAGTGTTTACGGTATCGGTATTTACGGCCTTTGCCCAAACCGAAGATAAAGTTTCCATTGCATCTTTATTGAATGATATGGTCGATCGAGATGCTATAGCCCGCTTTCCAAAAACCAATTTTAGGTTAGAACAGGAAAGCAGCTATAACAGGGCCTCTAAAACTCCTGCGGATTCTGTAGGTTGGTTCACGAACAAGGATTTTAACAGCAGTGAAAAAGATCACAATTTTATTAGAATAGAAGAGAAAAACGGGAAAAAGGAATGGGTGTTGATGGATTATGAAGGACCCGGGGCCATTGTGCGTACCTGGATGCCCTTTTTGAGTCCGGATAAACCTGATACGGATATACAGATCAAAATATATTTAGATGGAAACCCTGAGCCTGTTTTACAAGGGAATATGTTGGGTTTGCTTGATGGAACCGGACTAATTCCATATCCCTTGGCCCATCAATCCTTACGGTCGGCAGTATCTTTTTTTCCGATTCCATTTGCGAAAGGTTGCAAAATCACTACAGATTCAAGACCGTTCTTTTACCAGTTTACCTATAGGGCCTACCGTGAAGGCACACAGGTAGAGACTTTTACAAAGGCAGGTTTTGATAAGGCCATGCCCACAGCTCAAAAGGTAGGTAAATTATTGTTGGATCCTGAAAACCATCATAAAGGAAAACAGGTGGTATTAAAATCGAAACTAGGTTCTAAAGAAGGGAAATCGGTAAAACTCCCCATAGGGAATGCCGCGATCAGGGTGCTTAGTGTAAAATTAAAGGATTATAAAAACCCGGAAGTAATGCGCTCTGTGGTCTTAAAAATAGAGTTTGATGGAGAACAGACGGTTTGGTCTCCCATAGGGGATTTTTTTGGAAGTGGTATAGGGTTAAACCCTTTTCAGGGCTGGTATAGAACGGTAAGTGAAGATGGTACAATGACTTGCAGATGGGTTATGCCTTATCAAAAATCAGGAAAAATATCCGTGGTTAATTTTGGGGATGTCCCTATAGACCTGGTTTTAAAAGCCACCGTTGGCACATGGGAATGGGATGACCAAAGTATGTATTTCAACGCGGCGTGGCGAGGGCAATATCCCGTACCGACCCGTCCGTTTTCCGACTGGAACTACGTTACGCTTAAAGGCCGTGGTGTATATGTGGGGGATGCGCTAACGGTAATGAACCCTGTTGAAAGATGGTGGGGCGAAGGCGATGAAAAAATATGGGTCGATGGAGAGGATTTTCCGTCCATTTTTGGAACGGGAACCGAAGATTATTACGCCTATTCCTGGGGAGGAAGAAGCACCGATTTTTATGAGCACCCCTTTCATGCACAACCCCGAAGTTATGTGTACAATAAGTTGAACCGAAAAAAAACCAAGGAAAAAAACACTTTGGGCTATAGTACCGAAACTAGGACCCGTGCTCTTGATATTATGCCTTTTGAGACTTCATTGAAATTAGATATGGAAGTCTGGAGTTGGACGGATTGTGAAATGGGCTATGGTGTCGGGATGTATTGGTATGGCGATAAACAAACAACATCTAACCGGGCTCCGGACGAAAAGGAGGTTTTAAATGTACCTCCCTTGCCAAAAGGATTTCCTTCAAAACTGTAA